Proteins from a genomic interval of Paenibacillus sp. FSL R5-0623:
- a CDS encoding RNA 2'-phosphotransferase: MDLMKLSKELSYALRHAPWEYELELDEEGWVEISQLLVALHESPQWKEVTQADLEQMIQASEKKRHEIRSGRIRALYGHSTPHKISKISAEPPETLYHGTPARAVHSIMEHGLQPRQRQYVHLSADIDTATQVGRRRDDQPVILKINAAQAATDGILFYHGNENIWLADHIPARYILEQ; the protein is encoded by the coding sequence TTGGATCTGATGAAATTAAGCAAGGAACTCTCATACGCTCTGCGTCACGCCCCATGGGAGTATGAGCTGGAACTGGACGAAGAGGGTTGGGTGGAAATCTCGCAATTGCTGGTGGCTTTACATGAAAGTCCGCAGTGGAAGGAAGTCACGCAAGCCGATCTGGAGCAGATGATTCAAGCCTCGGAGAAAAAGAGACATGAAATCCGTTCTGGCCGCATCCGGGCATTGTATGGACATTCGACACCCCATAAGATATCGAAGATATCTGCTGAGCCACCGGAAACCCTGTACCATGGGACCCCGGCACGCGCAGTGCATTCTATTATGGAACATGGCTTACAGCCGCGGCAAAGGCAATATGTACATCTGTCCGCAGATATCGATACGGCCACTCAGGTGGGACGAAGACGGGATGATCAGCCTGTCATTTTGAAAATCAATGCTGCTCAAGCGGCCACAGACGGAATCCTTTTTTATCATGGAAACGAAAATATCTGGCTGGCCGATCACATTCCTGCACGTTATATTCTTGAGCAATGA
- the imm48 gene encoding Imm48 family immunity protein: MYGITNRDQLAEPQAHALSIRMLIKPFNYSEQQAVDFADDLIRVASDREVHPVMNTIIQRGIDGHRQFNQEDDEGLARNIQEILTAVQSQQ, translated from the coding sequence GTGTATGGCATCACTAATCGGGATCAGCTGGCGGAGCCGCAGGCCCATGCCTTGAGCATTCGGATGTTGATCAAACCGTTTAACTACAGTGAGCAGCAGGCGGTTGATTTTGCCGATGATCTGATTCGGGTGGCTTCCGATCGTGAGGTTCATCCGGTGATGAATACGATTATCCAACGTGGGATTGATGGACACCGCCAATTCAATCAGGAAGACGATGAGGGATTGGCACGTAACATTCAGGAGATTTTAACAGCGGTTCAATCGCAGCAATAG
- a CDS encoding serine/threonine-protein kinase: MRKDNCKMALQRNVIINDTYQVRQVLASSELAIVYAGRDRNTGAKVAIKEFFPQRLAERQADKRRVFCSSRGYGGQYQELLAAFLLEGELLSKLDHPHIVSYLDHFEANDTGYLVMEYCTGITLTEYLNEHNHALDAAFITETLLPLVDTLDYIHKQGILHRDVKPSNIMVMEDGTPKLLDFGSATRWPMQSGEKQVIFTSAGYSPLEFYSEKSSQGPMSDIYSLAALLHYWACGQPPMDVKQRLFQDELPSVRSHNEYVNPWLARVIHWGLTVRSEKRCASLAWVRSSLRVQAWVWKVRKPGTVEWSLAENEHTQVYEVEPKKQHEMA, from the coding sequence ATGAGAAAAGACAATTGCAAAATGGCATTGCAGCGCAATGTGATTATAAATGATACATATCAGGTAAGACAGGTATTAGCCAGCAGTGAGTTGGCTATTGTATATGCAGGACGAGATCGTAACACGGGTGCCAAGGTAGCCATTAAGGAATTTTTCCCACAGAGACTGGCTGAACGTCAGGCAGACAAGCGGAGAGTGTTCTGTTCTTCACGAGGATACGGTGGGCAATATCAGGAGCTACTGGCTGCATTTCTGCTTGAAGGTGAACTGTTATCGAAACTGGACCATCCTCATATTGTTTCGTATTTGGATCATTTTGAAGCAAATGATACGGGGTATCTGGTTATGGAATACTGCACGGGAATCACATTGACCGAGTATCTGAATGAACACAATCATGCTCTTGATGCTGCCTTCATAACGGAGACGCTGCTTCCACTGGTGGATACATTGGATTACATACATAAGCAAGGCATTCTTCACCGGGATGTGAAACCTTCCAACATTATGGTTATGGAGGATGGTACACCCAAACTTCTGGACTTTGGCTCAGCTACCCGTTGGCCTATGCAATCCGGAGAGAAACAGGTGATATTTACATCGGCAGGTTATTCTCCGCTAGAGTTCTATTCGGAGAAATCCAGTCAGGGACCGATGTCGGACATCTATAGTTTGGCAGCTCTGCTCCATTATTGGGCATGTGGGCAACCCCCTATGGACGTGAAACAGCGGTTGTTCCAGGATGAATTGCCATCTGTTCGCTCACATAATGAGTATGTGAATCCTTGGCTCGCTCGTGTTATTCATTGGGGGTTGACGGTTCGTTCCGAGAAACGTTGTGCCTCCCTAGCCTGGGTCAGAAGCTCGTTGCGAGTTCAAGCCTGGGTGTGGAAAGTGCGTAAACCTGGAACGGTGGAATGGTCTTTGGCCGAGAATGAACATACACAGGTCTATGAAGTGGAGCCGAAAAAGCAACATGAGATGGCTTGA
- a CDS encoding alpha/beta hydrolase — translation MSPIYRSEEGRSSILEEYEAYLNELGEGFTREYVETRFGQTHVLLAGPEDGKPLFILQGGNCVNPMTLSWFSSLFKEYRIIAPDTIGHPGYSEETRISARFDSFALWISDLLDYYEIEKSAFIGPSFGGGIILRLATYIPERIACAVLVAPAGLAVGSKIKTVQDIVLPLVKYRMTSSPSSLQKITDSMSCNCMKEMDKNIIGKIFKHVSLEHDLPKLTEREELVNYTSPTLLLVGEKDVFFPADKCIERAQKIITNVQAIKYDTGHFPSQDVLVQMNEEIGRFLQKNY, via the coding sequence ATGAGTCCCATATATAGAAGTGAAGAAGGAAGAAGCAGCATACTTGAGGAATACGAAGCCTATCTTAATGAACTGGGCGAGGGATTTACACGAGAGTATGTGGAGACACGGTTTGGACAGACGCATGTTTTATTGGCAGGTCCTGAGGACGGTAAGCCTTTATTTATTCTCCAAGGCGGAAATTGTGTGAATCCCATGACATTGTCCTGGTTCTCTTCCTTGTTCAAAGAATACCGGATTATCGCCCCCGATACGATCGGTCATCCCGGCTACAGTGAGGAGACACGGATATCGGCACGATTTGATAGTTTTGCGTTGTGGATTTCCGACTTGCTTGATTATTATGAGATCGAAAAAAGTGCGTTTATCGGTCCTTCTTTTGGTGGAGGAATTATTCTTAGACTGGCAACCTACATTCCAGAACGAATTGCATGTGCTGTATTGGTCGCTCCGGCAGGTCTGGCTGTTGGTTCCAAAATCAAAACCGTTCAGGATATCGTTCTTCCACTTGTTAAGTACCGGATGACTTCTTCACCATCTTCTTTACAAAAAATTACGGACAGCATGTCGTGCAACTGCATGAAAGAAATGGATAAAAACATCATTGGTAAAATTTTTAAGCATGTCAGTTTGGAGCATGATCTGCCCAAGCTCACGGAGCGGGAAGAACTGGTGAACTATACGTCTCCAACCTTGTTATTAGTGGGGGAGAAGGATGTCTTTTTCCCTGCGGATAAGTGTATTGAACGGGCTCAAAAAATTATTACGAATGTGCAAGCCATCAAATATGATACAGGACATTTTCCTTCACAGGACGTATTAGTGCAGATGAACGAGGAAATCGGGCGATTTTTACAGAAAAATTATTAA
- a CDS encoding ribonuclease H family protein, with translation MAKQKYYVVWEGKKPGVYNTWADCKAQTDHYTGAKYKSYESKAAAEEAYRAGWKGNWGSSAGEASKTKSAGSGRSAGMETSEEVDYDSISVDVGTRGNPGPVEYKGVDTRTGEIIFSVGPISKGTNNLGEFLAIVHALAHLKKEGSTKTVYTDSVNAMKWLKQKKVATTLPRDNSTEEIWLMIDRAEQWLQTNTYSNKVLKWQTKQWGEIKADYGRK, from the coding sequence GTGGCAAAACAGAAATACTATGTTGTCTGGGAAGGTAAGAAGCCTGGTGTATATAACACATGGGCAGATTGCAAAGCGCAGACGGATCATTATACTGGAGCAAAATATAAATCCTATGAGTCCAAAGCAGCCGCAGAAGAAGCGTATCGTGCGGGATGGAAAGGGAACTGGGGTTCAAGTGCAGGCGAAGCGTCGAAAACGAAGTCGGCTGGTAGCGGAAGAAGTGCTGGCATGGAAACGTCAGAGGAAGTGGATTACGACAGCATCTCTGTTGATGTGGGTACACGTGGTAACCCTGGACCTGTAGAATACAAAGGGGTGGACACCCGCACCGGTGAGATTATTTTCTCTGTTGGACCGATCTCCAAAGGAACGAACAATCTGGGCGAATTCCTGGCCATTGTACATGCCCTTGCACATCTGAAAAAAGAAGGCAGCACTAAAACGGTGTATACCGACTCGGTCAATGCCATGAAATGGCTAAAGCAGAAAAAAGTAGCAACAACGTTACCAAGAGACAACTCCACGGAAGAAATCTGGCTGATGATTGATCGTGCGGAGCAGTGGCTCCAGACAAATACGTACAGCAATAAAGTGCTAAAATGGCAGACCAAACAGTGGGGCGAAATTAAGGCGGATTACGGCCGGAAGTAG
- a CDS encoding DUF421 domain-containing protein has protein sequence MDWIWKSVLLVLVGMILLRIAGRKSISQMSVVTTVIMISIGTTIVQPIANHELGKAIGSASVFIVTLLVVEQLQLKFNFFERLMSGTSKIVVEDGKVIIPNLKRMRYTMDQLEMHLRKEGITSVDDLETATVEPNGQLGYVLKRHARPVTIGDLEEILRSYAITGSSPATGEHPQQDNSNKSSTHSDNSSDIFQEVSKGAHAHPVDPKLQ, from the coding sequence ATGGACTGGATATGGAAATCTGTTTTACTTGTACTTGTCGGCATGATCCTGCTGCGAATTGCAGGACGCAAGTCAATCTCACAGATGAGTGTGGTTACAACGGTCATCATGATCTCCATCGGAACAACGATTGTGCAGCCCATCGCAAATCATGAACTTGGTAAAGCAATTGGATCAGCATCGGTATTCATTGTGACATTGCTTGTGGTGGAACAACTGCAATTGAAATTTAATTTTTTTGAACGGCTCATGAGTGGCACTTCCAAAATCGTGGTAGAGGACGGGAAGGTCATTATCCCGAATCTGAAACGTATGCGTTACACGATGGATCAGCTCGAGATGCACCTGAGGAAGGAAGGTATTACGAGTGTGGACGATCTGGAGACCGCAACGGTGGAACCCAATGGTCAACTCGGTTATGTTCTGAAACGACATGCTCGTCCCGTGACGATTGGAGATCTGGAAGAGATCCTACGAAGTTATGCAATTACAGGTAGTAGCCCAGCAACGGGAGAACACCCTCAACAAGACAACAGCAACAAGTCTTCAACTCATAGTGATAACTCCTCAGATATTTTTCAAGAAGTCAGCAAAGGTGCTCATGCTCATCCCGTTGATCCTAAGCTTCAATAG
- a CDS encoding ABC transporter ATP-binding protein codes for MKLNVENVSISVLNTDIIKDISLQVNGKQFVGLIGPNGCGKSTLLKSIYKVIKPQQGKVFLDNTDILKSSPKLVSRHMGVVGQFNELSFDFTVREMVMMGRTPHKKMLETDNERDHEIVEQALEKVHLTGHADRNYVSLSGGEKQRVVLARVLAQQPQFLILDEPTNHLDIKYQLQILNIVRGLGIGILAALHDLELAAEYCDYLYVVKKGQIVVHGKPADILTREMIGEVFDVDCEIYKNPVTGGLGIAYLSTR; via the coding sequence ATGAAGCTGAACGTAGAAAATGTATCCATCTCTGTGCTGAACACGGACATCATCAAGGACATTTCTTTACAGGTGAACGGTAAACAGTTCGTTGGACTGATCGGGCCTAATGGTTGTGGCAAGTCAACGCTGCTCAAGAGCATTTATAAAGTGATCAAACCGCAGCAAGGTAAGGTTTTTCTGGATAATACGGATATTCTCAAATCCAGTCCAAAGCTTGTTTCCAGACATATGGGCGTTGTCGGTCAGTTTAATGAATTGAGTTTTGATTTTACGGTGCGCGAGATGGTCATGATGGGTCGTACCCCGCACAAAAAAATGCTGGAGACGGATAATGAACGGGATCATGAAATCGTGGAGCAGGCTTTGGAAAAAGTACATCTGACTGGACATGCAGACCGTAATTACGTGTCTCTGTCTGGTGGAGAGAAACAGCGTGTGGTACTGGCGCGTGTCCTGGCACAGCAACCCCAATTCCTGATCCTGGACGAGCCGACGAACCATTTGGACATCAAATACCAGCTTCAGATTCTAAATATTGTCCGTGGACTCGGCATTGGCATATTGGCAGCGCTGCATGATCTTGAACTCGCCGCAGAATATTGCGATTATCTCTATGTGGTGAAAAAGGGCCAGATTGTGGTCCATGGCAAACCGGCGGATATATTGACTCGTGAGATGATTGGTGAGGTATTCGATGTAGATTGTGAAATCTATAAGAACCCGGTTACGGGTGGTTTGGGCATCGCTTATCTGAGTACACGTTGA
- a CDS encoding iron ABC transporter permease: protein MGKRESLIHSKSGFALLIAALIMITIISVGIAVSIGQVRIPLAESYRILLTKLTGFQWGTTPIEAGSFTDIIWQIRFPRVLMAMFIGAGLALCGAVMQAAVQNPLADPYILGISSGASLGATFAILIGFGAIGWLGQTGVAFWAFAGAMGASLLVLTLAGIRGKMTSVKLVLAGMVINALCSAFSNFIIYFANNAEGIKTVTFWTMGSLAASGWNKLPLVGIVVLVAILFFLLQSRVLNTMLLGDEAAVTLGINLSVYRRLYMLLTALVTGVMVASCGMVGFVGLIIPHIVRGLVGSDHRKVMPVSVLFGAIFLTWTDVIARSLISSVELPIGIITAMIGAPMFMYMLVKKGYGFGGN from the coding sequence ATGGGGAAAAGAGAGTCTCTTATTCATAGTAAATCCGGGTTTGCTTTACTGATTGCAGCTTTAATCATGATTACGATTATATCTGTAGGGATCGCGGTTTCCATTGGACAGGTTCGTATTCCACTGGCGGAGTCATATCGTATTCTTTTAACCAAATTAACGGGATTTCAATGGGGGACAACACCCATTGAGGCAGGTTCCTTTACCGATATCATTTGGCAGATTCGTTTCCCGCGTGTGCTGATGGCGATGTTTATCGGTGCAGGCTTGGCCCTGTGCGGTGCTGTTATGCAGGCTGCTGTGCAGAATCCGCTGGCTGATCCTTACATACTGGGTATATCATCAGGCGCTTCACTTGGAGCAACCTTTGCAATTCTCATTGGATTCGGTGCGATTGGGTGGCTTGGTCAGACGGGGGTTGCTTTCTGGGCCTTTGCCGGTGCGATGGGTGCGTCCTTACTGGTCCTGACTTTGGCAGGGATTCGGGGGAAAATGACGTCGGTCAAGCTGGTGCTTGCCGGAATGGTGATTAACGCGTTATGCAGCGCTTTTTCGAACTTTATTATTTATTTTGCCAACAATGCTGAAGGCATCAAAACAGTAACATTCTGGACCATGGGCAGCCTGGCGGCTTCCGGATGGAACAAGCTTCCACTCGTGGGTATCGTTGTGCTGGTGGCGATTCTATTCTTCCTTTTACAGTCCAGAGTTCTTAATACGATGTTGTTGGGGGATGAAGCAGCTGTTACGCTGGGCATTAATCTGAGTGTGTATCGCAGACTGTACATGCTGTTAACTGCTTTGGTGACAGGAGTTATGGTGGCTAGCTGTGGCATGGTTGGCTTTGTGGGACTAATCATTCCGCATATTGTGAGAGGTCTGGTGGGTTCCGACCATCGTAAAGTGATGCCTGTATCCGTGCTGTTTGGAGCCATTTTCCTGACTTGGACGGATGTTATTGCACGATCCCTCATATCCAGCGTGGAGTTGCCAATCGGTATTATTACAGCCATGATTGGTGCACCCATGTTTATGTATATGCTGGTCAAAAAAGGCTACGGTTTTGGAGGAAATTAA
- a CDS encoding ABC transporter substrate-binding protein, whose product MKFTSRTIGIAALSLLLLLLAACSNASTSSPAEETTSTTNTTETSASAENTNKTTYPLTIENFTISGEGGEWKPKVQVFDKTPERVVANTQSAAEMLIKLGLTDKMVGVAALYGSVTPDVADDFAQIPVLSKDYVGKELVVGASPDLVLGRGDLFADADWGVGTVDGLNDMNIRTFLQTTNHKGSLDSLYSDIAQLGQIFDVQENAATFTESLKTRVAAIKASVADQPDHTFAYIVPATEDTITVSSMQNDTYQLDALGLLKLKNTFDGVQGEVSVEQLITANPDYLLLSAYAGSPDIDKLIENLYANPALQSMNAIKNKQIYVTDFSQFWGYGYQILDGIEKMGQEMKLIQSSNDLSQ is encoded by the coding sequence ATGAAATTCACATCCAGAACTATTGGCATCGCTGCTCTAAGTCTCCTGTTACTACTGCTTGCAGCCTGTTCGAATGCATCAACTTCTTCCCCTGCCGAAGAAACAACTTCAACAACTAACACGACAGAAACTTCAGCTTCTGCTGAGAATACAAATAAAACGACGTACCCGCTCACCATTGAGAATTTCACGATCTCGGGTGAGGGCGGCGAGTGGAAACCCAAAGTGCAAGTATTCGATAAAACACCTGAACGTGTTGTTGCGAATACCCAATCTGCGGCTGAGATGCTCATCAAATTAGGTCTGACCGATAAAATGGTTGGTGTTGCTGCTCTATACGGTTCCGTTACACCGGATGTGGCTGATGATTTCGCCCAAATTCCGGTATTGTCCAAGGATTATGTAGGTAAAGAGCTGGTTGTAGGTGCAAGCCCGGATCTGGTACTCGGACGGGGCGACCTGTTCGCTGATGCAGACTGGGGCGTGGGTACCGTCGATGGATTGAATGACATGAATATCCGCACGTTTCTGCAAACGACGAATCACAAAGGCTCACTCGATAGCCTGTATAGTGATATTGCACAACTTGGGCAGATCTTCGATGTTCAAGAAAATGCCGCAACTTTCACGGAAAGTCTGAAGACACGTGTTGCAGCCATTAAGGCAAGTGTAGCCGATCAGCCTGATCATACTTTTGCTTATATCGTACCCGCTACGGAAGACACCATTACGGTAAGCAGCATGCAGAACGATACATATCAGCTCGATGCACTTGGCCTGCTGAAGCTGAAAAATACGTTTGATGGTGTGCAAGGTGAGGTAAGTGTTGAGCAACTGATCACAGCGAACCCGGACTACCTGCTCTTGTCCGCGTATGCCGGTTCACCGGATATCGATAAGCTAATTGAGAACCTGTATGCCAACCCTGCCCTGCAAAGTATGAACGCAATCAAAAACAAACAGATCTATGTCACAGATTTCAGCCAGTTCTGGGGTTATGGATATCAAATTCTGGATGGTATTGAGAAAATGGGACAGGAAATGAAGCTAATCCAATCAAGTAATGACTTGAGCCAATGA
- a CDS encoding MFS transporter, whose translation MTAPTSLPNQREIPSISSKRLPWAGLLALAMAGFICILTESLPAGLLPQIAKDLGITEALTGQLVTLYAIGSLVAAIPLTAATRGWRRRPLLLVCISGFLVFNTVTALSSDYILTLAARFMAGVSAGVLWGMTAGYARRMVPDSLKGKAMAVAMVGTPVALALGVPIGSFLSSYVGWRLIFAFVSLLTVALIVWVLWKMPDFAGEPAGERLPLHKVFLIPGVRPILFVVLAWMLAHNILYTYISPYLTQTVFANRVDLVLLIFGITSIVGIWLTGMLIDRFLRKLVIISLASFALASVVMGIATHQPVIIILGVMIWGLTFGGAATLLQTAIAQAGGKSTDVAQSMLVTAWNLAIGGGGIIGGILLEVFGAGYLSGALFILLIPALLVAMRAYKYGFTRAN comes from the coding sequence ATGACCGCTCCCACATCCCTCCCAAACCAAAGGGAGATACCTTCCATATCTTCAAAACGCCTTCCGTGGGCTGGGCTTCTTGCATTAGCCATGGCGGGATTTATCTGCATCCTCACTGAAAGCCTGCCTGCGGGACTGCTGCCGCAAATTGCAAAAGACTTGGGGATCACAGAAGCCCTCACAGGACAGTTGGTGACTCTTTATGCCATTGGATCACTTGTTGCTGCTATTCCCTTGACTGCTGCTACACGCGGATGGAGACGCCGACCTCTTCTGCTGGTATGCATTAGCGGTTTTCTTGTCTTTAACACCGTTACCGCCTTATCGTCAGATTATATCCTTACACTTGCTGCTCGTTTCATGGCGGGAGTCTCTGCGGGTGTGTTATGGGGAATGACAGCAGGTTATGCTCGTCGGATGGTTCCGGATTCGTTAAAAGGTAAAGCCATGGCTGTGGCTATGGTCGGCACTCCGGTAGCATTAGCCCTGGGTGTCCCAATCGGTAGTTTTCTCAGTTCTTATGTTGGCTGGCGCCTCATCTTCGCGTTTGTATCTCTTCTGACCGTAGCTTTAATCGTATGGGTTCTCTGGAAAATGCCGGATTTTGCCGGAGAGCCAGCTGGTGAACGCCTTCCGCTGCATAAGGTGTTTTTAATTCCGGGAGTTAGGCCTATTCTGTTTGTTGTTCTGGCCTGGATGCTTGCCCATAATATCCTATATACCTATATTTCTCCCTACCTTACCCAGACCGTATTTGCTAACAGAGTAGACTTGGTTTTGCTCATTTTCGGTATTACTTCCATTGTTGGAATTTGGTTAACCGGAATGCTCATTGACCGATTTTTGAGGAAATTGGTTATCATTAGCTTGGCATCATTCGCTCTGGCCTCTGTCGTGATGGGAATCGCTACTCATCAACCTGTGATTATTATCCTTGGCGTCATGATCTGGGGACTTACGTTTGGCGGAGCCGCGACACTGTTACAGACTGCCATCGCTCAAGCCGGAGGCAAAAGCACAGATGTCGCTCAATCGATGCTGGTTACAGCATGGAATCTGGCGATTGGCGGAGGAGGCATCATCGGGGGCATCCTTCTTGAAGTATTTGGAGCAGGATACCTTTCCGGGGCGCTGTTTATCTTGCTCATTCCTGCGTTGCTTGTAGCTATGCGGGCTTATAAATATGGATTTACCAGAGCAAATTAA
- a CDS encoding Lrp/AsnC family transcriptional regulator, whose protein sequence is MDEIDRHILYHLENQARLSMTELGKLVGLSQPAVTERVKRMEEKGIIEEYRTVISPSKLGKQSTAYVLFRTRDCYPFLDFCRASPEVVECYRISGEYNYLLKILTDTIQGLEEFENKCDPYGTYMTLITMSSPIAHKNLVEGPNLLAQAE, encoded by the coding sequence ATGGACGAAATAGATCGGCATATTCTGTATCACTTGGAGAATCAGGCGAGATTATCCATGACCGAACTAGGCAAATTGGTGGGGTTATCTCAGCCCGCCGTTACTGAACGAGTCAAACGAATGGAAGAAAAGGGAATCATCGAGGAATATCGAACCGTGATCTCCCCCTCCAAATTGGGCAAGCAAAGCACAGCCTATGTTCTTTTTCGTACTCGGGATTGTTATCCTTTCCTGGATTTCTGTCGTGCATCACCTGAAGTTGTCGAATGTTATCGGATAAGCGGGGAGTACAATTACTTGCTGAAAATCCTCACAGACACCATTCAGGGACTCGAGGAGTTTGAGAACAAGTGTGATCCGTACGGTACTTACATGACTTTAATCACCATGTCTTCTCCAATTGCACATAAGAATCTCGTGGAAGGACCAAATCTGTTGGCACAGGCAGAATAA
- a CDS encoding serine hydrolase domain-containing protein: MRKKDMTTLHNYVDEAIDRALSEKRIVGTVVQVAVGGELVYIRAAGFADREQKRTMSENALFRLASVTKPIVSTAALALISQGKLSLHDPVTRWLPAFRPKLANGQDALISVHQLMTHTAGLTYRFFQEDQGTYELAGVSDGMDWSEISLEENLQRLASAPLLYEPGNMWRYSIATDVLGAVIEKVTGMSLREAVQTLVTHPLHMTDTDFVAVDSDRLTAAYANGSEEPRLLHNELELIPFIEGTAGFRLSPNRANRTSAYLSGGAGMVGSTGDFLTLLEALRQGGQPLLTEAVAAEMSTNQIGDLVMPYWPGRGFGLGFTILKDPVATGTPESAGTWRMGGTYGHSWFVDPKEELSVAAFTNTALEGMSGQYTTDICDAIYASISEGKEAARI, translated from the coding sequence ATGAGAAAAAAAGACATGACGACATTGCATAATTATGTTGATGAAGCTATTGACCGCGCTCTAAGCGAAAAAAGAATCGTAGGAACAGTTGTACAAGTTGCAGTAGGAGGGGAACTGGTATATATCCGGGCTGCTGGTTTCGCAGACAGGGAGCAAAAACGCACCATGTCGGAAAACGCTCTGTTTCGACTTGCTTCCGTAACCAAACCTATTGTCTCGACAGCAGCTCTGGCATTAATCTCACAAGGAAAGCTGAGTCTACATGATCCGGTGACCCGCTGGCTTCCTGCATTCCGGCCTAAACTTGCCAATGGTCAGGACGCTTTAATATCAGTACATCAGTTGATGACGCACACCGCAGGTTTGACATACCGTTTCTTCCAAGAAGATCAGGGAACCTATGAGCTTGCAGGAGTATCGGACGGAATGGATTGGTCTGAAATTAGTCTGGAGGAGAATTTGCAAAGGCTAGCTTCTGCTCCTCTTCTGTATGAGCCAGGCAACATGTGGAGATATTCCATTGCGACAGATGTACTTGGTGCCGTTATCGAAAAGGTAACTGGGATGTCACTACGAGAAGCTGTTCAAACGCTGGTTACTCATCCACTCCACATGACCGACACTGACTTTGTTGCGGTGGATTCGGATCGATTGACAGCCGCATACGCTAATGGTTCTGAAGAACCGCGTCTCCTTCATAATGAGTTGGAGCTGATTCCTTTTATTGAGGGTACTGCTGGCTTCCGACTGTCACCCAATCGTGCGAATCGTACTTCTGCTTACTTATCGGGCGGAGCGGGTATGGTTGGAAGTACCGGAGATTTTCTTACTTTACTTGAAGCATTGCGACAAGGAGGACAGCCTCTTCTTACAGAAGCCGTTGCGGCTGAGATGTCTACCAATCAAATCGGGGATCTCGTGATGCCATACTGGCCGGGCAGAGGGTTTGGCCTTGGTTTTACAATACTTAAAGATCCTGTCGCAACCGGTACACCAGAATCAGCGGGTACGTGGCGAATGGGTGGAACCTACGGTCATTCCTGGTTTGTTGATCCAAAAGAAGAACTTAGTGTTGCAGCATTCACCAACACGGCACTTGAAGGGATGTCGGGCCAGTATACCACCGATATCTGTGATGCCATCTACGCGAGCATTAGTGAAGGCAAAGAGGCTGCAAGAATTTAA